A single genomic interval of Fibrobacter sp. UWB13 harbors:
- a CDS encoding family 43 glycosylhydrolase — protein sequence MGTKSSGFFTTLKWAFFCLFCLFGAFGAQSAFAANPLTTDFYSADAAALVHNDSLFIFAGHDEQGPQGNNNKAFIMNDWHVLVTDDMEHYHDYGAVLSVKTFKWANASAFAGHCEYRNGKFYWYVAVHHGTIKENGSEGFAIGVAVADHPSGPWTDAIGHALITDNTPNDVKLNIDPAIFYDGDDIWMYWGSWNAGRRVKLKENMIELASTPEDIKIKDFFEAPWMHYFRGNYYFSYASGYPSTTNYSMAPSLNGPWTQKGVINDKMENSETNHQAIFKYLGHWYFMYHGANSPGGWTYRRSVNIDYLYYDRDGLIQKIKHTDGVDPVNNALIEEGGYRLTVSHSNLALEDNDGVVVQQTADEKNEAQLWVLAHGDSARYYTLKNFATGRYYCPPKTLLDTVKTSETACEIRIENASAKKGYFLFADYDSDYLGDVLNISKEVGMPVITWVRTGTDNQKVQFAKAELPKVEPPTDSILPDSGNGGTTGIARGSMDALNTSTLQQVRYDDGARVIRLAAETSWALLDVNGVVVRRGYGREIQVRFVRSGMYFVRTGKNTAMVMVR from the coding sequence ATGGGAACGAAGAGTTCTGGATTTTTTACGACGTTGAAATGGGCCTTTTTTTGCCTTTTTTGCCTATTTGGCGCTTTTGGGGCGCAATCGGCTTTTGCCGCAAATCCGTTGACGACGGACTTTTATTCTGCGGATGCCGCAGCCCTCGTGCATAACGACTCGCTCTTTATTTTTGCGGGTCACGACGAACAGGGACCGCAGGGCAACAACAATAAAGCATTCATCATGAACGACTGGCACGTACTCGTGACCGACGATATGGAACATTATCACGATTACGGGGCGGTTTTGAGCGTCAAAACGTTCAAATGGGCGAATGCGAGCGCTTTTGCGGGCCATTGCGAATACCGAAATGGCAAGTTTTATTGGTATGTGGCGGTCCATCATGGGACTATCAAGGAAAATGGAAGTGAAGGATTTGCGATTGGCGTTGCCGTTGCTGATCATCCGTCCGGTCCGTGGACGGACGCGATTGGGCATGCGCTAATTACCGATAATACACCGAACGACGTGAAGTTGAACATTGATCCCGCAATTTTCTACGATGGTGACGATATCTGGATGTATTGGGGCTCGTGGAATGCTGGCCGCCGCGTGAAACTCAAAGAAAATATGATTGAGCTTGCGAGTACACCCGAAGATATCAAAATCAAGGATTTTTTTGAAGCTCCGTGGATGCATTATTTCCGTGGCAATTATTACTTCAGTTATGCTTCGGGTTACCCCTCGACGACGAATTATTCCATGGCTCCAAGCCTGAACGGACCGTGGACACAAAAAGGCGTCATCAACGACAAAATGGAAAATTCCGAGACGAACCATCAGGCGATTTTCAAGTATCTCGGGCACTGGTATTTCATGTATCACGGTGCGAATTCTCCGGGCGGCTGGACGTATCGCCGTTCCGTGAATATCGACTACCTCTATTACGACCGCGATGGCTTAATCCAGAAAATCAAGCATACGGATGGCGTGGATCCGGTCAACAATGCGCTTATCGAAGAGGGCGGTTACCGCTTGACGGTCTCGCACAGCAATTTGGCTCTCGAAGATAACGATGGCGTTGTGGTGCAGCAGACTGCGGACGAAAAGAACGAAGCGCAACTTTGGGTGCTTGCGCATGGCGATTCGGCGCGTTATTACACGCTCAAAAATTTTGCGACGGGCCGCTACTATTGTCCGCCCAAGACGTTGTTGGATACGGTGAAAACTTCTGAGACTGCTTGTGAAATTCGCATTGAAAATGCATCGGCAAAGAAGGGGTACTTCTTGTTTGCGGATTACGATAGCGATTACTTGGGCGATGTGCTGAACATTTCGAAGGAAGTCGGTATGCCTGTCATCACGTGGGTTCGTACGGGAACGGATAATCAAAAAGTGCAATTTGCAAAAGCTGAATTGCCGAAGGTTGAACCGCCGACAGATTCGATTCTGCCGGACTCCGGCAATGGTGGGACGACTGGGATTGCGCGCGGTTCTATGGATGCGTTGAATACGTCAACTTTGCAACAGGTTCGCTATGACGATGGTGCTCGCGTGATTCGTTTGGCCGCTGAAACGTCCTGGGCTTTGCTTGATGTAAATGGTGTTGTTGTGCGTCGTGGTTATGGCCGTGAAATCCAAGTGCGTTTCGTTCGTTCGGGAATGTACTTTGTTCGCACTGGGAAAAATACCGCAATGGTTATGGTAAGGTAA
- a CDS encoding T9SS type A sorting domain-containing protein, which yields MKRSLLVALCATSVIYAGSFETWDAAKIFEDFYLNYQIHTGLGNGLETEGYWYSYNDNNNSGSSVIVWPVSTDLFYSNQSLDPVIEECKGLAGTAILSKESYEHDPYVGVGFNVVGETSETNPAPDIGDASAWGGLCVTYMSDTDIALELGLGETVDSTINYANPTVTLPAAKAPNILSPNGKYGNKVVVNWSDFKQPSWYDGAVKIDGETAAKQLAAVHFKIQAEPGEYNFNICAIGPKDGTCPEKCGKSTSAGPFITWNGADEYANDQVQTGLGNETETSGFWFSYGDDGDGGVSAVRWDTYTDPEPPHVLEPIVLECKGICGTAQLRKGILTYTPFIGLGFSVVGQISYEDFSYATGDASSWGGLCVTYTSDADIQLELGLGKATDSTINYANPAVNLPASKTSNRMVFSWSDFKQPSSYDGAVKIEGEAAAKQLAMVKFKIQAEDGDYRFNICAVGPKDGTCPEQCGTPSAGIQIAHGTSAVKAFLNGRTLGFTGIKSTATVEVLNSLGQVVMKGAINNAINNAATLNLTSLNAGIYMVRVSGKNVNFAKKIVLR from the coding sequence ATGAAAAGATCTTTGTTGGTCGCACTTTGCGCAACGTCAGTCATTTACGCAGGTTCATTCGAAACCTGGGATGCAGCCAAAATTTTTGAAGATTTCTATCTAAACTATCAAATTCATACAGGTCTCGGCAATGGACTCGAAACAGAAGGTTACTGGTATTCTTACAATGACAACAACAATTCGGGATCATCTGTAATCGTTTGGCCTGTATCGACAGATTTGTTTTACTCAAATCAATCTTTAGATCCCGTCATCGAGGAATGCAAAGGCCTTGCTGGCACAGCGATTCTAAGCAAAGAATCTTATGAACACGATCCGTATGTCGGTGTGGGCTTCAATGTTGTCGGCGAGACCTCAGAAACAAACCCAGCGCCAGATATTGGTGATGCATCAGCCTGGGGCGGACTCTGCGTGACCTACATGTCAGACACAGATATAGCCTTGGAACTCGGTCTTGGTGAAACCGTCGATTCAACAATCAATTACGCAAATCCAACAGTAACACTTCCCGCCGCAAAAGCTCCAAACATTCTATCGCCCAACGGAAAATACGGAAACAAAGTCGTCGTCAACTGGTCCGACTTTAAACAGCCTTCATGGTACGATGGAGCCGTTAAAATCGACGGCGAGACGGCAGCAAAACAGCTTGCCGCCGTACACTTTAAAATTCAGGCGGAACCAGGCGAATACAATTTCAACATCTGTGCCATCGGCCCGAAAGACGGAACATGCCCAGAAAAATGCGGAAAGTCAACATCCGCAGGACCGTTTATCACATGGAACGGAGCCGATGAATATGCTAACGACCAAGTTCAAACAGGACTTGGCAACGAAACAGAAACGAGCGGATTCTGGTTCTCCTACGGAGACGATGGTGATGGAGGCGTGTCAGCAGTCCGTTGGGACACCTATACAGATCCTGAACCACCACATGTACTCGAACCCATCGTCTTGGAGTGCAAAGGAATATGCGGAACAGCCCAACTCAGAAAAGGTATTTTAACCTACACACCTTTCATAGGTTTAGGCTTCAGTGTTGTCGGACAAATTTCATATGAAGATTTTTCCTATGCCACAGGCGACGCCTCTTCTTGGGGTGGACTCTGCGTAACTTACACTTCCGATGCAGACATACAACTTGAACTCGGCCTTGGTAAAGCAACCGATTCCACAATCAATTACGCAAATCCGGCTGTCAATCTCCCCGCCTCCAAGACTAGCAATAGAATGGTTTTCAGTTGGTCCGACTTTAAGCAACCTTCGTCATACGACGGGGCCGTCAAAATCGAAGGTGAAGCCGCAGCAAAGCAACTCGCCATGGTCAAATTCAAGATACAGGCAGAGGATGGCGATTACCGTTTTAACATTTGCGCAGTCGGCCCGAAAGACGGGACATGCCCGGAACAATGCGGAACGCCAAGTGCAGGGATTCAAATTGCCCACGGAACATCAGCAGTTAAAGCATTTTTAAACGGTCGCACGCTTGGATTCACGGGAATCAAGTCCACAGCCACCGTCGAAGTTTTGAATTCTCTTGGACAAGTCGTGATGAAGGGCGCCATTAACAACGCCATTAACAACGCAGCCACGCTTAACCTTACATCGCTTAACGCAGGCATTTACATGGTGCGTGTGAGCGGGAAAAACGTGAATTTTGCAAAGAAAATAGTACTGAGGTAA